Proteins found in one Methylosinus sp. PW1 genomic segment:
- a CDS encoding DNA-deoxyinosine glycosylase — protein sequence MDVIPTSKGFPPVSRADARVLILGSLPGQVSLARVQYYAQPRNAFWPIMGRLFGVAAELPYEERLEQLMEKGVALWDVCAQGRRPGSLDQKIDVASVVVNDIAGFLTAHPQTALVCLNGGKAGDLYRRMVAPTLLASAPPSVILPSTSPAHAAMSFDRKLEHWRAALARMI from the coding sequence TTGGACGTCATTCCGACCTCGAAAGGCTTCCCGCCGGTCTCCCGCGCCGACGCCCGCGTGCTGATCCTCGGCTCTTTGCCCGGGCAGGTCTCGCTGGCGCGCGTCCAATATTACGCGCAGCCGCGCAACGCTTTCTGGCCGATCATGGGGCGACTGTTCGGCGTCGCGGCGGAGCTTCCCTATGAGGAACGCCTCGAGCAGCTGATGGAGAAGGGCGTCGCTTTGTGGGATGTCTGCGCGCAGGGGCGACGGCCGGGCAGCCTCGACCAGAAGATCGACGTCGCCAGCGTCGTCGTCAACGACATAGCGGGCTTTCTGACCGCGCATCCGCAGACGGCCCTCGTCTGCCTCAATGGCGGCAAGGCGGGCGATCTCTATCGCCGGATGGTCGCGCCGACGCTCCTCGCATCGGCGCCGCCCAGCGTGATCTTGCCTTCGACCAGCCCGGCTCATGCGGCCATGAGCTTCGATCGCAAGCTCGAACATTGGCGGGCGGCGCTCGCGCGCATGATCTGA
- the metG gene encoding methionine--tRNA ligase, producing MITTAIPYANGAPHIGHAYERIATDAFARFKRLDGFDVLFVTGMDEHGQKMQRTAEREGLTPQQLADRTAGQFQTMGETLNALADDVVRTTQPRHAEAALEIWKRMEAAGDIYLAKYSGWYSVRDEAYYDEGEITEVEGKKLAPTGTPVEWVEEESWFFKLSAYQEKLLALYEAHPDFITPEKYRNEIVSFVKRGLTDLSISRTTFDWGIPVPAKPETNSPHVMYVWVDALTNYITATGFLTGERERARYWPANAHVIGKDITRFHAIYWPAFLMSAGVALPKQIVVHGFLFSRGEKMSKSVGNVIDPIDLAQRYGVDQLRYFFLREVPFGQDGNYSHEAIVNRINADLANDLGNLAQRSLSMIAKNCGGVVPTPGEFTEADRALLADAAAALGKAREAMDAYAPHLALAELFRVVGDANRYFAGEEPWAKKKIDPKRMETILYVTAEALRRLAIPLQPFIPAAASGLLDLLAVPADARDFIHAGESDALSPGAPLPAPAPVFPRYVEEGEAQGAKS from the coding sequence ATGATCACCACCGCCATTCCTTATGCGAATGGCGCCCCGCATATCGGTCATGCGTATGAACGCATCGCGACCGACGCTTTCGCGCGCTTCAAGCGGCTCGACGGCTTTGACGTGCTGTTCGTGACCGGAATGGACGAGCACGGCCAGAAGATGCAGCGGACCGCCGAGCGCGAGGGGCTGACCCCGCAGCAGCTCGCCGACCGCACCGCCGGCCAATTCCAGACCATGGGCGAGACGCTGAACGCGCTCGCCGACGATGTCGTGCGCACCACGCAGCCGCGCCACGCGGAGGCGGCGCTCGAGATATGGAAGCGCATGGAGGCGGCTGGCGATATTTATCTCGCCAAATATTCCGGCTGGTACTCGGTGCGCGACGAGGCCTATTACGACGAAGGCGAGATCACCGAGGTCGAGGGCAAGAAGCTCGCGCCGACGGGCACGCCGGTCGAATGGGTGGAGGAGGAGAGCTGGTTCTTCAAGCTCTCGGCCTATCAGGAGAAGCTGCTCGCTCTCTATGAGGCGCATCCGGATTTCATCACGCCGGAGAAATACAGAAACGAGATCGTCTCCTTCGTGAAGCGCGGCCTCACAGATCTCTCGATCAGCCGCACCACTTTCGACTGGGGTATTCCGGTCCCGGCGAAGCCCGAGACCAATTCACCGCATGTGATGTATGTGTGGGTGGACGCGCTCACCAATTACATCACCGCGACCGGCTTTCTGACCGGGGAGCGGGAGCGCGCGCGCTACTGGCCGGCGAACGCCCATGTCATCGGCAAGGATATCACGCGCTTTCACGCGATCTATTGGCCGGCCTTTCTGATGTCGGCCGGCGTGGCTCTGCCGAAGCAGATCGTCGTGCACGGCTTTCTGTTCAGCCGCGGCGAGAAAATGTCGAAGTCGGTCGGCAATGTCATCGACCCGATCGATCTCGCACAGCGCTATGGCGTCGATCAGCTGCGCTATTTCTTCCTGCGCGAGGTGCCCTTCGGCCAGGACGGAAATTATTCGCATGAGGCGATCGTCAATCGCATCAACGCCGATCTCGCCAATGATCTCGGCAATCTGGCGCAGCGCTCTCTGTCTATGATCGCCAAGAATTGCGGCGGCGTCGTCCCGACCCCCGGCGAATTCACCGAGGCGGACCGCGCGCTGCTCGCCGACGCCGCGGCCGCGCTCGGCAAGGCGCGCGAGGCGATGGACGCCTATGCGCCGCATCTGGCGCTGGCGGAGCTGTTCCGCGTCGTCGGGGACGCCAATCGCTATTTTGCCGGCGAGGAGCCCTGGGCCAAGAAGAAGATCGACCCCAAGCGCATGGAGACGATCCTCTATGTGACGGCGGAGGCGCTGCGGCGGCTCGCCATTCCGCTGCAGCCTTTCATTCCGGCCGCGGCCTCGGGCTTGCTCGATCTGCTCGCCGTTCCCGCCGATGCGCGCGATTTCATCCATGCAGGCGAGTCGGATGCGCTGAGCCCCGGCGCGCCGCTGCCGGCGCCTGCGCCGGTGTTTCCGCGCTATGTGGAGGAGGGCGAGGCGCAAGGCGCCAAGAGCTGA
- the tmk gene encoding dTMP kinase, which yields MSAEPPLGPARGQDKGRAGKFITLEGGEGAGKSTQMRRLQERLAQRGVEAIATREPGGSPHAEALREALLGGKAASLGPLGEAILFSAARIDHLDRLIKPALARGAWVICDRFADSTRAYQGARGGVDPRLIALLERVALMGSSPDLTIILDLPPEIGLERAHRRRPPDEAADRFEREGLEFHLGLRQAYLDIAASEPGRCCVVDALAPEQEVAEAIWHVVEARFFRPEIVIPLKSVMA from the coding sequence ATGAGCGCAGAGCCGCCGCTCGGCCCGGCGCGTGGGCAGGACAAGGGCCGCGCCGGCAAGTTCATAACGCTGGAGGGCGGCGAGGGGGCCGGCAAGTCGACGCAGATGCGCCGCTTGCAGGAACGCCTCGCGCAGAGGGGCGTGGAGGCGATCGCCACGCGCGAGCCCGGCGGCTCGCCGCATGCCGAGGCGTTGCGCGAGGCGCTGCTCGGCGGCAAAGCCGCCTCGCTCGGCCCGCTCGGCGAGGCGATCTTGTTCTCGGCGGCGCGCATCGATCATCTCGACCGTCTGATCAAGCCGGCGCTCGCCCGCGGCGCCTGGGTGATCTGCGACCGTTTCGCCGATTCCACCCGGGCCTATCAGGGCGCGCGCGGCGGCGTCGATCCGCGCCTCATCGCTTTGCTCGAGCGCGTCGCGTTGATGGGCTCGTCGCCCGATCTGACCATCATCCTCGATCTGCCGCCAGAGATCGGCCTCGAGCGCGCGCATCGGCGGCGTCCGCCGGACGAGGCGGCCGATCGCTTCGAGCGCGAGGGGCTCGAGTTTCACCTCGGCCTGCGCCAGGCCTATCTCGACATAGCGGCGAGCGAGCCCGGCCGCTGCTGCGTCGTCGATGCGCTGGCGCCCGAGCAGGAGGTGGCCGAGGCCATTTGGCATGTCGTCGAAGCGCGCTTTTTTCGGCCCGAGATCGTCATTCCCTTGAAGAGCGTGATGGCGTGA
- a CDS encoding glutathione S-transferase family protein — translation MPLALLIGNKGYSSWSLRAWLLLTQLGIEFEEILVPLYQADSKAKLLAFSPAGKVPALRADDILVWESLAIVEFIAERFPDLPVWPRDPAARALARSLSAEMHAGFTALRSEYPTNFRRAPGAIAAPSAGAAADIARIDAAWRDARARFGGQGPFLFGEFSAADAMFAPVVCRFWAYRLDVSPQAQDYMRAIEALPAYREWTESGRAEPWVLEKFEK, via the coding sequence ATGCCGCTCGCCTTGCTCATCGGCAATAAGGGCTATTCCTCTTGGTCGCTGCGCGCTTGGCTACTGCTGACGCAGCTCGGAATCGAATTCGAGGAAATATTGGTTCCGCTCTATCAGGCGGACTCCAAGGCAAAGCTCCTCGCCTTCTCGCCGGCCGGCAAGGTTCCGGCGCTGCGCGCCGACGACATTCTCGTCTGGGAATCGCTCGCCATCGTCGAATTCATCGCCGAGCGCTTTCCCGATCTGCCGGTCTGGCCGCGCGATCCGGCGGCGCGGGCTCTGGCGCGCTCGCTCTCGGCGGAAATGCATGCCGGCTTCACCGCGCTGCGCAGCGAATATCCCACCAATTTTCGTCGCGCGCCCGGCGCCATCGCAGCGCCGAGCGCTGGGGCCGCGGCCGATATCGCGCGCATAGACGCCGCCTGGCGCGACGCGCGCGCGCGTTTCGGCGGGCAGGGACCATTTCTCTTCGGCGAATTCTCCGCCGCCGACGCCATGTTCGCGCCGGTCGTCTGCCGATTCTGGGCCTATCGGCTCGACGTCTCGCCGCAGGCGCAGGATTATATGCGCGCGATCGAGGCGCTGCCGGCCTATCGCGAATGGACGGAAAGTGGCCGGGCCGAGCCCTGGGTCCTCGAGAAATTCGAGAAGTGA
- a CDS encoding MBL fold metallo-hydrolase — protein sequence MSLAVTILGCGSSGGVPRVGQGWGACDPANPRNRRRRCSILATRTEGDARTNVLVDTSPDLREQLIDAKVDHLDAILFTHPHADHTHGVDDVRGLVLESGRRIPAYLDEPTAKMLTDRFDYIFKTPPGSYYPPLLDEHRIHLGREVTVEGPGGTIEAMPFRLDHGDMDALGFRIGGLAYTPDLNSVPKESFRHLEGLDVWIIDALRHKRHGTHLSVGEALEWVAHFKPRRAILTDLHVDLDYDVLAATLPENVTPAFDGMRIELA from the coding sequence ATGAGCCTCGCCGTCACAATATTGGGCTGCGGCTCCTCCGGCGGCGTTCCGCGCGTCGGCCAGGGCTGGGGCGCCTGCGATCCCGCCAATCCGCGGAATCGCCGCCGACGCTGCTCGATATTGGCGACGCGAACCGAGGGCGACGCGCGGACCAATGTGCTGGTCGACACTTCGCCCGATCTGCGCGAGCAATTGATCGACGCGAAGGTCGACCATCTCGACGCGATCCTCTTCACTCATCCGCACGCCGATCATACGCATGGCGTCGACGATGTGCGCGGCCTGGTGCTGGAGAGCGGCCGCCGCATTCCGGCCTATCTGGACGAGCCGACGGCCAAAATGCTGACGGATCGCTTCGATTACATCTTCAAGACGCCGCCCGGCAGCTATTATCCGCCGCTGCTCGACGAGCATCGCATCCATCTCGGCCGCGAGGTGACGGTGGAAGGTCCTGGCGGAACCATCGAAGCCATGCCGTTCCGGCTCGACCATGGCGATATGGACGCGCTCGGCTTTCGCATCGGCGGCTTGGCCTATACGCCGGACCTCAATTCCGTGCCCAAAGAGAGCTTCCGCCATCTCGAGGGGCTCGACGTCTGGATCATCGATGCGCTGCGCCACAAGCGCCACGGCACGCATCTCTCCGTCGGCGAGGCGCTGGAATGGGTCGCTCATTTCAAGCCGCGCCGCGCGATTCTGACCGATCTGCATGTCGATCTCGACTATGACGTGCTGGCCGCGACACTGCCGGAGAATGTGACCCCGGCCTTCGACGGAATGCGGATCGAACTGGCCTGA
- the mazG gene encoding nucleoside triphosphate pyrophosphohydrolase has product MTQDAIARLLGIMAALRTPGTGCPWDLEQDFASIAPYTLEEAYEVVDAIERGDLGDLRDELGDLLLQVVFHARLAEEGGAFAFADVAEAISDKLIRRHPHVFGDKSAASADDVAVQWAEIKAQEKKARAERRGIEEPAGLLNGVPPALPALTRAVKLQEKAGKVGFDWADARLVLEKIREETLEVEAELGDGGAPHAPAVVEEIGDLLFAVANLARHVGADPEQALRGANAKFERRFRYIERALAEKGKSPKQSTLDEMEALWQAAKADERK; this is encoded by the coding sequence ATGACGCAGGACGCGATCGCGCGCCTCCTCGGCATAATGGCGGCCCTGCGCACCCCCGGAACCGGCTGCCCTTGGGATCTCGAGCAGGACTTCGCCAGCATCGCCCCCTATACGCTCGAGGAGGCCTATGAGGTCGTCGACGCCATAGAGCGCGGCGATCTCGGCGATCTTCGCGACGAACTCGGCGATCTGCTGCTGCAGGTGGTCTTTCACGCCCGTCTGGCCGAGGAGGGCGGCGCTTTCGCCTTCGCCGATGTGGCCGAGGCGATTTCGGACAAGCTCATCCGCCGCCATCCGCATGTGTTCGGCGACAAATCCGCGGCCTCGGCTGATGATGTCGCCGTCCAATGGGCCGAGATCAAAGCGCAGGAGAAGAAGGCCCGCGCCGAGCGTCGCGGCATAGAAGAGCCCGCCGGCCTGCTCAATGGCGTTCCGCCTGCCCTGCCCGCTCTGACGCGTGCAGTGAAGCTTCAGGAAAAGGCGGGAAAGGTCGGCTTCGATTGGGCCGACGCGCGTCTCGTGCTGGAGAAAATCCGCGAGGAGACGCTGGAAGTGGAGGCGGAACTGGGCGACGGAGGCGCCCCGCATGCGCCCGCCGTCGTCGAGGAGATCGGCGATCTTCTCTTCGCCGTCGCCAATCTCGCTCGCCATGTCGGCGCTGATCCAGAGCAGGCGCTGCGCGGCGCCAACGCCAAATTCGAGCGGCGCTTCCGCTATATCGAGCGCGCGCTCGCGGAAAAGGGCAAGAGCCCGAAGCAATCGACGCTCGATGAGATGGAAGCGCTGTGGCAGGCCGCCAAAGCCGACGAGCGGAAGTGA
- a CDS encoding cold-shock protein has product MSSKGRDFRGPRKRGFDDDPPYGYDSPRPSRPPRSPFGGGGGFGDAPPPSSNEPAIDAVVKWFKPDKGFGFVELGNGTGDAFLHIGAVQAAGYDALPPGAKLKVQVSSSVKGQQVTRVLEVDLSTATAERPRSSSGGGGFDRPPRRQAPDPSTAVPVSGKVKWFDETKGFGFVQSNDGGKDVFVHISILGPSGVNHLAEGQPVTMQVVDTAKGREALSITVD; this is encoded by the coding sequence ATGAGCAGCAAAGGTCGAGACTTCCGGGGACCCAGAAAACGTGGGTTCGACGACGACCCCCCATACGGCTACGACAGCCCGCGGCCCAGCCGGCCGCCGAGGTCGCCTTTCGGCGGAGGTGGTGGATTTGGCGATGCGCCGCCCCCGTCCTCGAACGAGCCCGCGATCGACGCGGTCGTCAAATGGTTCAAGCCTGATAAAGGCTTCGGCTTCGTGGAGCTCGGCAATGGCACGGGCGACGCGTTCCTGCATATCGGCGCCGTTCAGGCTGCGGGCTATGACGCCCTGCCGCCCGGAGCGAAGCTGAAGGTGCAGGTGTCGAGCTCGGTCAAGGGCCAGCAGGTCACTCGCGTGCTCGAGGTCGATCTTTCGACCGCGACCGCAGAGCGTCCGCGCAGCAGCAGCGGCGGCGGCGGCTTCGATCGTCCGCCTCGCCGTCAGGCTCCCGATCCGTCGACGGCGGTGCCGGTCTCCGGCAAGGTCAAATGGTTCGACGAGACCAAGGGCTTCGGCTTCGTTCAGTCGAATGATGGCGGGAAGGACGTCTTCGTCCATATCTCGATCCTCGGTCCCTCCGGCGTCAATCATCTCGCCGAAGGCCAGCCCGTGACGATGCAGGTCGTCGACACGGCCAAGGGTCGCGAAGCGCTGTCGATCACGGTCGACTGA
- a CDS encoding DNA polymerase III subunit delta' gives MKRDAEAPPESDRFADFPHPRETHALLGHDGAESELLDAFRRGKLPQAILIGGPEGIGKATLAWRLARFLLAHPDAAAPEAASARSLFVSEESFVSRRIAALALPDLFLLRREWNEKTKKHFTEIRIEDVRRLIHLFHQSSGEGGWRVAIVDSVDDLNRSSANALLKLIEEPPARSLFLLVAHQPGRVLPTIRSRCRKLNLAPLAEPDVIAAIRALGAPWSAAPAEALAGAAAGAEGSVREALRLLDGDGVAFDTALRAMFARLPQVDWLAVHSLADRLAGRDNEQAYETFMSGLYRFLDSTVRTKAHEGASATSLAPYARAWERIGEAARDTEVFNFDKRGLILQVFADLEEAARR, from the coding sequence GTGAAGCGCGACGCCGAGGCTCCGCCGGAAAGCGATCGTTTCGCCGATTTTCCGCATCCCCGCGAGACCCACGCCCTGCTCGGCCATGACGGGGCCGAGAGCGAGCTGCTCGACGCCTTTCGCCGCGGCAAGCTGCCCCAGGCCATTCTCATCGGAGGGCCGGAGGGGATCGGCAAGGCGACGCTGGCCTGGCGCCTCGCGCGCTTCCTGCTGGCGCATCCCGACGCCGCCGCGCCCGAGGCGGCGAGCGCACGATCGCTGTTCGTCTCAGAGGAGAGCTTCGTCAGCCGACGCATAGCGGCGTTGGCGCTGCCCGATCTCTTCCTGTTGCGCCGCGAGTGGAACGAGAAGACCAAGAAGCATTTCACCGAGATCCGCATCGAGGATGTGCGCCGGCTCATTCATCTCTTTCACCAGAGCTCGGGCGAGGGCGGCTGGCGCGTCGCCATCGTCGACAGCGTCGACGATCTCAACCGCTCCAGCGCCAATGCGCTGCTGAAGCTGATCGAGGAGCCGCCGGCGCGCTCGCTGTTTCTGCTGGTCGCGCATCAGCCGGGCCGCGTTCTGCCGACCATCCGCTCGCGCTGCCGCAAGCTCAATCTCGCGCCTTTGGCCGAGCCGGACGTCATCGCCGCGATCCGCGCGCTGGGCGCGCCCTGGAGCGCAGCGCCGGCGGAGGCGCTGGCCGGCGCGGCGGCGGGGGCGGAAGGCTCAGTGCGCGAGGCGCTGCGTCTGCTGGATGGCGACGGCGTCGCCTTCGACACGGCGCTGCGGGCGATGTTCGCGCGGCTGCCGCAAGTGGATTGGCTCGCCGTTCATTCGCTCGCCGACCGGCTCGCCGGACGCGACAATGAGCAGGCCTATGAGACCTTCATGAGCGGGCTCTATCGCTTCCTCGATTCCACCGTGCGGACAAAGGCCCACGAAGGCGCGAGCGCGACGAGCCTCGCCCCTTACGCGCGCGCCTGGGAGCGCATAGGCGAAGCGGCGCGGGATACGGAAGTGTTCAATTTCGACAAGCGTGGGCTCATTCTGCAGGTGTTCGCCGATCTCGAAGAAGCGGCGCGCCGATAG
- a CDS encoding D-alanyl-D-alanine carboxypeptidase family protein, which translates to MPVSLPKTLAKTLARFGFVLAASFIAPTAAFAEGFQTTAPRAILVDAGTHTVLLEKAADEYVTPASTVKIMTAEVVFREIAEGRLKLDDEFTVSEHAWRAGGAPAGGSAMFLAVNSKARVEDLIRGLVIDSGNDAAITLAEGVAGSEEAFVGRMNKRASELGLTRSIFGNPWGQAGPDQKVTPREMVQLSAHIIKTYPDLYRYFGEKEFTWNKIKQQNRNPLLTMSIGADGLKTGNIDDSGYGMVGSAVQDDRRLIVAVYGLRTAKDRAEEARKILQWGFRNFEEKSLFKANETVGSAQVYGGTAGSVPLSASNDIKVLLQRGGSEKLTGKIVYEGPLIAPVEAGTKVAKLEIRRGSTVVLEQPLEAAETVEKGSLPSRAFDAAYEYAAGAIHNKLSKKQ; encoded by the coding sequence GTGCCTGTCTCCCTTCCCAAAACCCTCGCCAAAACCCTCGCCCGCTTCGGCTTCGTCCTGGCGGCCTCCTTCATCGCGCCGACGGCGGCTTTCGCCGAAGGCTTCCAGACCACCGCGCCGCGCGCCATTCTGGTGGACGCCGGCACACATACGGTGCTGCTGGAGAAAGCCGCCGACGAATATGTGACGCCGGCCTCCACCGTGAAGATCATGACCGCGGAGGTCGTGTTCCGCGAGATCGCGGAAGGGCGGCTGAAGCTCGACGACGAATTCACCGTTTCCGAGCACGCCTGGCGCGCCGGCGGCGCGCCCGCTGGCGGCTCGGCCATGTTCCTCGCCGTCAACAGCAAGGCGCGGGTCGAGGATCTGATCCGCGGCCTGGTGATCGATTCCGGCAATGACGCGGCCATCACGCTCGCAGAGGGCGTCGCCGGATCGGAAGAGGCTTTCGTCGGCCGCATGAACAAGCGGGCGTCCGAGCTCGGCCTCACCCGGTCGATCTTCGGCAATCCCTGGGGGCAGGCCGGGCCGGACCAGAAGGTGACGCCGCGCGAGATGGTCCAGCTCTCCGCGCATATCATCAAGACCTATCCGGACCTCTACCGCTATTTCGGCGAGAAGGAGTTCACCTGGAACAAGATCAAGCAGCAGAACCGCAATCCTCTGCTCACCATGAGCATCGGCGCGGATGGGCTGAAGACCGGCAATATCGACGATTCCGGCTATGGCATGGTCGGCTCCGCCGTGCAGGACGATCGCCGCCTCATCGTGGCCGTCTATGGGCTGCGCACGGCCAAGGACCGCGCCGAGGAGGCGCGCAAGATCCTGCAATGGGGCTTCCGCAATTTCGAGGAGAAGTCGCTGTTCAAGGCCAATGAGACCGTCGGCTCGGCGCAGGTCTATGGCGGAACCGCCGGCTCCGTGCCGCTGAGCGCGTCGAACGACATCAAAGTGCTGCTGCAGCGCGGCGGCTCGGAGAAGCTCACCGGCAAGATCGTCTATGAAGGACCGCTGATCGCGCCGGTCGAGGCGGGGACCAAGGTCGCCAAGCTCGAGATCCGCCGCGGCTCGACCGTGGTGCTCGAGCAGCCGCTCGAAGCCGCCGAGACGGTCGAAAAAGGCTCGCTCCCGAGCCGCGCCTTCGACGCGGCCTATGAATATGCGGCCGGCGCCATTCACAACAAGCTGTCGAAGAAGCAATGA
- a CDS encoding septal ring lytic transglycosylase RlpA family protein, with amino-acid sequence MRSRSRLPELRYSFALLGLCALAGCSSAPPAVHNKIARSQVDPRYGVAPSPRVVADGEEVPRGGGYYMVGKPYQIAGKTYYPSERAYTATGLASWYGSDFHGRKTANGEVFDSASISAAHPTLPLPSYARVTNLRNHRSMIVRVNDRGPYHGGRVMDVSQRVAEALDFHRVGTARVKVDFVGRAALEGSDDVKLLATLREDGRPATLPGGAPIMVATNLRETPSRVARLERSEETQQTERAERASAARAETREEEKSASRAEAQSTARAEAHEERAISRTEAREVESPRRAEARAVEKEPVSTIPTPISAKAQAMAKSAPLPPSRPFDLGTASPRNLRLRQALN; translated from the coding sequence ATGAGATCGAGATCGAGACTGCCGGAACTTCGCTACTCCTTCGCGCTTCTCGGCCTTTGCGCGCTCGCGGGCTGCTCGTCCGCCCCGCCGGCCGTGCATAATAAAATCGCCCGCTCACAGGTCGACCCGCGCTATGGCGTCGCGCCGAGCCCACGCGTCGTCGCGGATGGCGAGGAAGTGCCGCGCGGCGGCGGCTACTATATGGTGGGCAAGCCCTATCAGATCGCCGGCAAGACCTATTATCCGAGCGAGAGAGCCTATACGGCCACGGGTCTCGCCTCCTGGTACGGATCGGATTTTCACGGACGCAAGACGGCCAATGGCGAGGTGTTCGACAGCGCCTCGATCAGCGCCGCGCATCCCACCCTGCCGCTGCCGAGCTATGCGCGTGTGACCAATCTCCGCAATCACCGCTCGATGATCGTGCGCGTCAATGATCGCGGCCCCTATCATGGCGGCCGCGTGATGGATGTCTCGCAACGCGTCGCCGAGGCGCTGGATTTCCATCGGGTCGGCACGGCGCGGGTGAAGGTCGATTTCGTCGGCCGCGCCGCGCTCGAAGGCTCCGACGACGTCAAGCTGCTGGCGACGCTGCGCGAGGACGGCCGTCCCGCGACTCTGCCGGGCGGGGCGCCGATCATGGTGGCGACCAATCTGCGCGAGACGCCGAGCCGCGTCGCGCGGCTCGAGCGCTCCGAAGAGACGCAGCAGACGGAGCGCGCTGAACGCGCGTCCGCCGCCCGCGCCGAGACGCGCGAGGAGGAGAAGAGCGCATCGCGGGCCGAAGCGCAGAGCACGGCTCGCGCTGAAGCGCATGAGGAGAGGGCGATTTCTCGCACCGAAGCGCGCGAGGTCGAGAGCCCGCGCCGGGCCGAGGCGCGCGCGGTCGAGAAAGAGCCGGTCTCCACCATTCCGACGCCCATCTCGGCCAAGGCGCAGGCCATGGCCAAGAGCGCGCCGCTGCCGCCGTCGCGGCCTTTCGACCTCGGAACGGCGTCGCCGCGCAATCTGCGCTTGCGGCAAGCGCTCAATTAA
- a CDS encoding TatD family hydrolase yields the protein MLIDTHCHLDFPDFAPEQEEVVARARAQGVARFVTISTHVEKFAAIAAIAERYEDVFCTVGTHPNHAHEEREASAAELVALARHEKCVGIGEAGLDYHYDKAPRALAHRVFRTHIAAARESGLPLVIHSRDADADCAEILREEMGKGAFKALLHCFTSSRALAETAVELGLYISFSGVVTFKNSGELREIARDVPLERLLVETDAPFLAPVPHRGKRNEPAYVADTARTLAAAKGVSFEEMAAQTTANALALFSKMTPIETRRGAE from the coding sequence ATGCTGATCGACACACATTGCCATCTCGACTTCCCCGATTTCGCTCCCGAGCAGGAGGAGGTCGTGGCGCGCGCGCGGGCGCAGGGCGTCGCGCGTTTCGTCACCATCTCGACCCATGTCGAGAAATTCGCTGCGATCGCCGCCATAGCCGAGCGTTACGAGGATGTGTTCTGCACGGTCGGCACGCATCCCAACCACGCCCATGAGGAGCGCGAGGCGAGCGCCGCCGAGCTGGTCGCGCTGGCGCGCCACGAGAAATGCGTCGGCATAGGCGAGGCGGGGCTCGACTATCACTATGACAAAGCCCCGCGCGCGCTGGCGCATCGCGTTTTCCGCACCCATATCGCCGCCGCGCGCGAGAGCGGGCTGCCGCTCGTCATTCACTCGCGCGACGCCGACGCCGATTGCGCCGAAATTCTGCGCGAGGAAATGGGGAAGGGGGCTTTCAAGGCCCTGCTCCATTGCTTCACCAGCTCGCGCGCGCTGGCCGAGACGGCTGTGGAGCTCGGGCTCTACATCTCCTTTTCCGGCGTGGTGACGTTCAAGAACTCGGGCGAATTGCGCGAGATCGCGCGCGACGTGCCGCTGGAGCGGCTGCTCGTGGAGACCGACGCGCCTTTCCTCGCGCCCGTCCCGCATCGCGGCAAGCGCAATGAGCCCGCCTATGTCGCCGATACGGCGCGCACGCTCGCCGCGGCCAAGGGCGTCTCCTTTGAGGAGATGGCGGCGCAGACGACGGCCAATGCGCTGGCGCTGTTCTCCAAAATGACGCCGATCGAGACACGGCGGGGGGCCGAATGA